Within Mucilaginibacter inviolabilis, the genomic segment AATACCGCGAAGACCACCCGTTCCGAATTCCAAATCCTTATAAAACGAATCTGTTAATTCTGTATATGCCTTATCATCCAGTAATTTTTGTATCTGTTGTTTAACATCAGCATCGTAGCTGCCTTGAAGCCATGTATTTACCTTTTGTAGTACGGAGGGGTCTAATTCTTGCATGTGTACCTATATTAATGGATAATTTGTTAAAATCAGTTTGATAACAAATATGGTAATAAAATGTGTGCGTGCAATTGAACAATAAAATATTTTGTGGTGGTTACACTTATACGTCATTGCGAGGTACGAAGCAATCTCTACACAAGCAGGTTAACCATAAAAGGCCGCTCTGTAAAGTATAGAGATTGCTTCGTACCTCGCAATGACGCGTTTTTTAGACAAAAAGAAAAGCCCCGGCAAACCGGGGCTTTTCTTTTTGTCTTATTGAGCTACATCGGCATAACTCGTACCAATACGTATCTTTTTAACGATATGGGTGGCCTGTGAGGAATCACCGCCATATACGCCCCATTTCGGATCGCAGTAATCGCTGTCAAAAGTGCGGCAATAGTAGCGCTGACTATTATTGGTAAATGTTTGTTTCACCCCGTTATACCACAGTTCAATATAGCCGTCGGTAGCGCTATCTGATAATTTGATACGTAAAACAAAGGATTGCCAGGTGCTCAAGGCAAGCGGAATTGACCAGGGCACACTGGCCACATGATTAATATCAAAATACTGTAGCTCCAGATTGCCGTTATTGGTGCGCAGCATTAATGGGTGATTAGCTGTAGTACTGGTAGGATATGATTTCCACTGGAATACGGCATCCGTTTTTAACGTAGCAGGCATATACAGTTTGTCTGTCCACCCGATGTAAAACTCAGAGCCAATTTGCGCCTGGTAATTTTTGGCACCATGCCCCTCAGTTCGGTGACTGCCTGCCGGTTTGGTAAACTGCCAGCAAAGAGTGCCGGTTTCGTCGGTAACGGTGGTCATCGCACCCGAGCCTTCAATGTTCACATCCTTCCACACATTACTTGAGCCAAGGGAGGCATCACCATTAAATAATAGCGACATAGTGCTCAATTTCCCATTAATTTGTGCAGCATCGCCTCCATTACTTACTGGATTGGTCTTTACATCTTTGGTACATTGCGATAGCAATAGCACGCAACCTGCCCCCAAGGCAGTTGCCATTAGTTGAATTTTTCTCATTCTTCTTTAGTTTATAGATGGTTTATAATATATTTACGCAACCGGTTGTGTAAATATATAAAATTAATTCACAAAAGAATTTTTATTGTAATTTATTGTGTGTCAGAAAGATTATTTATCGAGAGAATAAATGATAAATTAGATGCTTTTCCAGGAACAAACGTACAATGCAAGCATGAGCATAGAGGATCGTTATAAATTAAATAAAGAAATTACCTTAATTGATATAGCCAATGAATTAAATGTTTCAAAAAGCACCGTATCACGTGCCCTGCAGAATCATCATTCGATTGGTGCCGCCACCAAGAAAGCAGTACGGGAACTGGCCGAAAAATATAATTACCAACCCAACACTATTGCCTCCAGCTTATTTAAAAAATCAACTAAAACTATAGGCGTGATTGTGCCTATCCTATCCCATTACTTTTTTTCGACAGTAATAGCGGGGATAGAAGAAGTGGCTTATAAAGCAGGCTATAAGGTAATCATTTGTCAGTCGCAGGAATTATATGAACGAGAGGTAATCGTATCCAAAACGTTATTATCGGCCAAGGTGGATGGGTTGATCGTATCTGTTTCAAAAGAAACTGTTGATATGGATCATTTCCAGTCGTTTTTGAATAAAAACATCCCTTTAGTTTTTTTTGACAGGTTACCTGACGGCATCCAAAGCAACAGTGTATCTGTAGATGATTATGAAGGTGCTTTTAAAATAGTAGAACATCTGATTGAGCAAGGATGCAAGAATATCGCCCACTTTACCGGACCTTTAAACATTATGCTGGCGCAAAACAGACTACAGGGATATAAGGATGCCTTGCAAAAACATCATATCCCAGTGAACGAGGAGTTGATTTACGAATGCGGTTTTGAAAGGGCCCAGGGAATAAGCACTACAGAAAAACTGCTGAATGATCAGGTTTCTGTCGATGCCATATTCGCGGTTTGCGATCCGGTAGCCATTGGCGTGATGCTTACCTTAAAACAAAAGGGCATTAAGATACCACATGACATTGCGGTTGTTGGCTTTAATGACGATCCAACGGCTACCGTTATCGATCCTCCCTTAACAACGGTTGCTCAGCCGGCGTTTGAGATTGGCGTAGCAGCAGTTAATATTTTTTTAAAACAAGTTATTGAGCCAGGTGGAAAATATACCAAAGAGGTATTAAAAACGAATTTGACTATCAGGCAATCCAGCGTTTTGAAAAAAGCAAATCAATAACTCGATCTCCACAGAGTCCAATTTCAGCCCAATATAGTTTCTCTGTACAGCAAAGAGATTGCTTCGTTCCTCGCAATGACACACTTTATAGTAACACAAAAGGCCACAATTTCCTGTGGCCTTTTGTGCTTTATGTTTCAAGAAAGAACCTAAGCTATCTCCAGCTTATTTTCTTTATAGTAACCAGATCTTAGTTTTTCGGCCATTTCGCTGTAGGCATCAAGGGTACGTTGAACATCCTCTAATGAATGCGCAGCGGTTGGTATAATGCGTAATACGATCAAGCCTTTAGGAATAACCGGATAGATCACAATAGAGCAGAAGATACCATAGTTTTCGCGCAGATCGCGGGTAAGGCTGGTAGCTTCAAACAGATCGCCCTTTAAAAATACGGGAGTTACCATAGTATTGCTGGAGCCCAGGTCAAAACCACGCTCTTTTAAACCTTTTTGTAAGGTAGAGGCAATCAGCCATAGCTTTTCACGTAGTTCAGGCTGAGATTTCAGCATTTCAAAACGTTTCTTCAAACCCATTACCATAGGCATAGGCAACGCTTTGGCAAATGTTTGCGAACGCATATTATAACGCAGAAAATGGATGATCTGCTCATCGGCAGCTACAAAAGCGCCTATACCAGCCATTGATTTAGCGAATGTGGCGAAGTAAACATCAACGCCATCAACACAATCCTGCGCTTCGTGTGTTCCGGCTCCTGTGCTGCCCATGGTACCAAAACCATGCGCGTCATCAACCAATATGCGGAAATCGTATTTCTTTTTAAGTTCTATTATTTCTTTCAGCTTGCCCTGCACTCCAGACATGCCAAAAACCCCCTCGGTGATCAATAAGATACCACCGCCGGTTTGTTCGGCTAAACGGGTAGCACGTTCCAATTGCTTTTCGCAGCTTTCTACATCGTTATGCTGATAAACAAAACGCTTGCCCATATGCAGACGCACACCATCAATGATACAGGCATGTGACTCGGCGTCATAAACAATAACGTCGTTCCGGTCAACCAGCGCATCTATAATAGATACCATACCCTGGTAACCATAGTTCAATAAAAAAGCAGCTTGTTTACCTACAAATGAGGCCAGGTTGTTTTCCAGTTCTTCATGATGAATGGAGTTACCAGACATCATGCGAGCTCCCATTGGGTAAGCCATACCATAATCGGCAGCGGCTTTCGCATCAGCTTCCCGTACTTCGGGGTGATTGGCCAAGCCCAGATAATTGTTCAGGCTCCAGATCAAATGTTCTTTGCCGTTGAATTGCATATGCGGGCCAATCTCTCCTTCCAGTTTAGGGAATGAAAAATAACCGTGCGACCATTTTTGGTGCTGACCGATAGGGCCGCCAGAGTTTTTTGTTATTTTGTCAAATAGATCCAAAATAGTATGCTTTTGAAGATAGTATTTTAAAACACAAATATAGCCGTTTATCCTGCTTGCAGCAATAGCTATAACTTTTTAGAATAGGTTATAACTAAGTAGCAAGTATCAAGTAGTTAGTATCAAGCCTTTGCCTCAAAAATGTTACATCTATTTTTAAAAACCAAAAGCCATTATAAGGGAGTTGTTTCTTATAATGGCTTTTCAATTATCTTGCTACTTGATACTAACTACTTGATACTAATCAGCGTTATCATGCAGGAAAGAGTTGTTTTTGCGGATCTCGGTATTGCCTTCGTTATCCGGCATCAGGCTGAACCTGGAGATCTGGCTTTCGTCAGACTGCGGGGTTTCCTGAAGCGCTATTTCCTTACGTTTGTAGGCAGGTACATTTTCCAGTTCCTGTATATTACCACTGCGTAGTTTCATGCTCAGATCTTTCAACCTCATGATGCGCTCGCGCGATTTTTTCAGCTGCTCCTCGATAGATTCATTTGTTTTATGATCATCGGCACCAACAACTGGTTCGGGTTCCGGAGTCGGAGCTGGTGGTTCAGGTCTCCTTTCTTCCCTTACCGGTGTGTATGACTCTGGTTCACTCATTTTAAAAGTGAAGCCTGCGGTATCTGGTTCATGATCATCCTCTGCTTCTTCCTCATCCAGGTTATAACGCATTACCACCTCTTCTTTTTCTTCAGAACGGCCGGCAGCAAACATATCAAACAAACCGGTTTGTTTTGGCTCATCCTTTGGCTTAATATAAGGCTCGGCAGTAGCAGTGGCTTTAACCGGGTTGATAAACTCATTTACCGGTTTTACCAAAGGTTTTACCTCAGGCTCCAGCATAGAGATGATCTTTTTATTGCTGTTCTCTTTTTCGCGTTCATCCTTGGTTTGGAAACCGGTAGCGATAATGGTAACCGATAATTGGTCGCCCAGGTTATCGTCCACGCAATTACCCCAGATCAGGTCAGCAGCCAAGCCAGCTTCTTCCTGGATGTAATCAGTAATAATGCTTACCTCATCCATGGTTACTTCATGTATACCAGAGCTGATGTTAAGCAATATATAACGTGCACCTTCAATTTCATTATCTTTTAACAATGGTGATGCCAGTGCGCCTTCAACCGCTTTTAAAGCACGGTTCTCGCCTTCGGCAGAGCAGCTGCCCATGATAGATACACCGCTATCTTTCATTACGGTGCGCACATCCTTAAAGTCAACGTTGATATAACCCGGTAAGGTTATGATCTCGGCGATACCTTTAGCGGCAGTTGTTAATATATTATCGGCCTGCGCAAAAGCAGAGCTCATGGTTAAGTTGCCGAATATCTGGCGTAGCCTGTCGTTTGATATCACCAGGAACGAATCGACATATTTTTTCAATTCTTCCAAACCGGCATCAGCCTGCATTTTACGGCGTTTACCTTCAAATGAAAACGGCGTAGTGATGATACCTACCGTTAATATATCCATTTCACGGGCCGCTTTGGCAATGATAGGGCTTGCGCCTGTACCTGTACCACCGCCCATACCTGCTGTAATAAACAACATTTTGGTATTTACTCCCAGCATCTGCTTAATATCGTCGATATTCTCAATAGCTGAGTTTTTGCCCACCTCGGGTATTGAACCGGCACCCATTCCTTCAGTAAGACTAGCGCCCAACTGTACCTTGTTAGGTATAGGACTTAACTCCAGCGCCTGGGCATCAGTGTTGCAAATTATAAAGTCAACACCGGTAATTCCCTGCCTGTACATATGGTTCACCGCGTTACCGCCGCCACCGCCAACACCAATTACTTTGATGATTGACGATTTTTCTTTTAACATCTCAAACTGCATAATCTTCGTTTTCAGCTATATGTGATTCAACCAATATTTAGATTTTACCATCGTAATAATAATACTTTTTCCACAAAGGTTTTCCACAATTGTCTATAATGTGGAAAAGTTGCTTTATGTGTAAAACTTTGTTCTTAGTATCGAGTAGCTAGTATCAAGTATCAAGATTTTAAAACCGTAAAAAGTAAAATTGTCGTGATACTTGATACTAGCTACTTGATACCAATGTGCTACTTGATACTAAAAATTACTTCAAAAAATCCTCGTCGTTTATATCATCTTTTATAAACGTGATACTTTTTTTCAATAGCCTGTCAAACAAGCCACCTTCTTTTTTGGGCTCGTATTTTGGCTTTTCTGTTCTTGTATCTGCTACAGGCGCCGCGGTCATGTACTCTGTTTTCTGGATACCTTTTATCAGCAAGCCAATGCCTGTGGCAAAAGTCGGGCTCTGCAGCTCCTCATAAATATTTTTCGGCAGCACTTCGTTTTTGGCCAGGTGCTCGGTAGGGTAACCTACACGGCAATCTAACCCAGTAACAAACTCCACCAACTGACGCAGGTGTTTTAACTGTGCACCGCCACCGGTTATTACAATACCGGCTATCAGTTTTTTCTCGTAACCTGATGATTTGATTTCGTAGTATACATGTTCTACAATTTCTTCCATGCGGGCCTGTATCACGTAGGCCAGGTTTTTTACCGAGATCTCTTTTGGCTCGCGGCCGCGTAAACCGGGTACACAAACAATTTCGTTCTCTTTATTTTCATCAGCCAGGGCCGATCCAAACCTTACTTTTAACTGCTCGGCGATGTTACGCATTACCGAACAACCCTCGCGGATATCCTCAGTTACGCTGTTACCACCAAATGGGATAACCGCCGTATGACGGATGATACCTTCGTGGAATATAGCCACATCGGTAGTACCACCACCAATATCTACCAGTACCACACCCGCTTCTTTTTCCTCTTCGCTCAGTACCGATTCTGAAGAAGCCAATGGCTCCAGGATCAGGTCCTGGCTATCCAGGGTAGCCTTGTTAACACATTTTACGATATTTTTGATAGCCGTAACCTGACCGGATATGATGTGGAAGTTAGCTTCCAGACGTACACCAGCCATACCAATCGGGTCTTTGATACCCGGCTCGTTATCTACCGTAAATTCTTGCGGCAACACATGGATGATCTCCTCGCCCGGAGGCATCACCAGGTTGTACATATCTTCGATCAGTTTATCAATATCCTTACGACCAATTTCTGATTGCAGGTCACGACGGGTTATCAAGCCACGGTGCTGCAGGCTTTTGATATGCTGGCCCGCTATACCTACAAACACAACTTTAATATCTACATTGGATTGCGCCCCGGCTACATCAACCGCCAGCGAGATCCCTTGTACTGTTTTATCAATATTTGATACCATACCACGGGTAACACCCGCAGATTCGGCCTTGCCAATTCCTAATACCTCAATCTTCCCGTTCTTGCTCCTGCGCCCAACAATGGCGCATATTTTAGTCGTTCCGATATCCAATCCTACTACAATTGGCGAACTTTTGTCTTGAGTTGAGCTTTTGTCCATAATCCTAATTTATTTGAGATGTATCCTTTTCCATTTTTGCAGAATCGGGCTTCAGGTTTTTGGCCTTACTTGCCTTAATCGAATCTGCCTTCATATTTTCATTTTTAATACCAACCACCTGGCCGGAGTATTTGATGTTGATAATACTGTATTTATCCCAGCCTACTTTGGGCAATACCTGTTTATAAAACGCCATCAGGTTATCAAATTTTACCTGGAGCGAATCAGCATTACCAATCAGTATTCTTTGGCTCCCCACACGTGGGATCAGTTCAATTTCATGGTCTTTATTCACGTACAGCTGTGCTATCTGCGCATCCCATAAAGAGTCCTTGCGGATAAAATCGGCAGTCAGGAACAAGTCCTTGGCCAATTTGGTATGCAATGAATCCACATGATTGGTAAACAGCTCGTCAATAAAACCATTCGCTACCAATACCCTTGCGGTAAAGTTTGGCGACAGAGGAATCTTTAAACCATGCTGATCAACATAAAAATCCATATCATAATGGTTCATGATACGAAGTATGGGCTGACGCTGACTTACTTCTACCCGTAAAACACCATCCATTTCTGTATAAACCTTGGCAAATTCAATAAATGGATTAGCTCTCAGTTTATTTTCCAGGTCCTGTATATTAATCCCCTCCAGTTTGCGCCCTATCAGCGTATGACTGCTGGTTTGCAAAATCTGGTCGACCTCCTGCTTATCAATAAAATACTGACTGCCGGGTATGTTTACTTTTACAGCGGTGCAAATAACACCTGCCTTTTTTATTTCAATAAAACTCATGAGCGCGATGAGGCCCCCCAGGCAAACCACCCAGGCAGATATAATCAACACACGCTTCCAAATGAGTTTCTTATTCATTACTCAATATTTCTTTTAAAGAGTGAACCAATGTATCAATATCACCTGCACCCACTGTAAGCAGTAGTTCGGGCTTTTCATGAGCTACCGCATCCAGTGCTTCCTGTTTGCTCAGTTTCCGCTTATTTTGCAGCACCATTCTGTTCAACAACATTTCTGAGTTAACGCCCTCTATAGGCAATTCACGTGCCGGATAAATATCCAGCATAATCAACTCGTCAACCATATCCAGCACTTCGGCAAAGCCTTCGGCAAAATCACGTGTGCGGGTATATAAATGGGGCTGAAAAATGGTAGTCAGCTTTTTATTAGGGTACAGCTTTTTTACTGAGGATATGCATGCCCTTAATTCCTCAG encodes:
- a CDS encoding LacI family DNA-binding transcriptional regulator, which translates into the protein MSIEDRYKLNKEITLIDIANELNVSKSTVSRALQNHHSIGAATKKAVRELAEKYNYQPNTIASSLFKKSTKTIGVIVPILSHYFFSTVIAGIEEVAYKAGYKVIICQSQELYEREVIVSKTLLSAKVDGLIVSVSKETVDMDHFQSFLNKNIPLVFFDRLPDGIQSNSVSVDDYEGAFKIVEHLIEQGCKNIAHFTGPLNIMLAQNRLQGYKDALQKHHIPVNEELIYECGFERAQGISTTEKLLNDQVSVDAIFAVCDPVAIGVMLTLKQKGIKIPHDIAVVGFNDDPTATVIDPPLTTVAQPAFEIGVAAVNIFLKQVIEPGGKYTKEVLKTNLTIRQSSVLKKANQ
- a CDS encoding heparin lyase I family protein; its protein translation is MRKIQLMATALGAGCVLLLSQCTKDVKTNPVSNGGDAAQINGKLSTMSLLFNGDASLGSSNVWKDVNIEGSGAMTTVTDETGTLCWQFTKPAGSHRTEGHGAKNYQAQIGSEFYIGWTDKLYMPATLKTDAVFQWKSYPTSTTANHPLMLRTNNGNLELQYFDINHVASVPWSIPLALSTWQSFVLRIKLSDSATDGYIELWYNGVKQTFTNNSQRYYCRTFDSDYCDPKWGVYGGDSSQATHIVKKIRIGTSYADVAQ
- the ftsZ gene encoding cell division protein FtsZ, whose protein sequence is MQFEMLKEKSSIIKVIGVGGGGGNAVNHMYRQGITGVDFIICNTDAQALELSPIPNKVQLGASLTEGMGAGSIPEVGKNSAIENIDDIKQMLGVNTKMLFITAGMGGGTGTGASPIIAKAAREMDILTVGIITTPFSFEGKRRKMQADAGLEELKKYVDSFLVISNDRLRQIFGNLTMSSAFAQADNILTTAAKGIAEIITLPGYINVDFKDVRTVMKDSGVSIMGSCSAEGENRALKAVEGALASPLLKDNEIEGARYILLNISSGIHEVTMDEVSIITDYIQEEAGLAADLIWGNCVDDNLGDQLSVTIIATGFQTKDEREKENSNKKIISMLEPEVKPLVKPVNEFINPVKATATAEPYIKPKDEPKQTGLFDMFAAGRSEEKEEVVMRYNLDEEEAEDDHEPDTAGFTFKMSEPESYTPVREERRPEPPAPTPEPEPVVGADDHKTNESIEEQLKKSRERIMRLKDLSMKLRSGNIQELENVPAYKRKEIALQETPQSDESQISRFSLMPDNEGNTEIRKNNSFLHDNAD
- a CDS encoding aminotransferase class I/II-fold pyridoxal phosphate-dependent enzyme, which gives rise to MDLFDKITKNSGGPIGQHQKWSHGYFSFPKLEGEIGPHMQFNGKEHLIWSLNNYLGLANHPEVREADAKAAADYGMAYPMGARMMSGNSIHHEELENNLASFVGKQAAFLLNYGYQGMVSIIDALVDRNDVIVYDAESHACIIDGVRLHMGKRFVYQHNDVESCEKQLERATRLAEQTGGGILLITEGVFGMSGVQGKLKEIIELKKKYDFRILVDDAHGFGTMGSTGAGTHEAQDCVDGVDVYFATFAKSMAGIGAFVAADEQIIHFLRYNMRSQTFAKALPMPMVMGLKKRFEMLKSQPELREKLWLIASTLQKGLKERGFDLGSSNTMVTPVFLKGDLFEATSLTRDLRENYGIFCSIVIYPVIPKGLIVLRIIPTAAHSLEDVQRTLDAYSEMAEKLRSGYYKENKLEIA
- the ftsA gene encoding cell division protein FtsA, yielding MDKSSTQDKSSPIVVGLDIGTTKICAIVGRRSKNGKIEVLGIGKAESAGVTRGMVSNIDKTVQGISLAVDVAGAQSNVDIKVVFVGIAGQHIKSLQHRGLITRRDLQSEIGRKDIDKLIEDMYNLVMPPGEEIIHVLPQEFTVDNEPGIKDPIGMAGVRLEANFHIISGQVTAIKNIVKCVNKATLDSQDLILEPLASSESVLSEEEKEAGVVLVDIGGGTTDVAIFHEGIIRHTAVIPFGGNSVTEDIREGCSVMRNIAEQLKVRFGSALADENKENEIVCVPGLRGREPKEISVKNLAYVIQARMEEIVEHVYYEIKSSGYEKKLIAGIVITGGGAQLKHLRQLVEFVTGLDCRVGYPTEHLAKNEVLPKNIYEELQSPTFATGIGLLIKGIQKTEYMTAAPVADTRTEKPKYEPKKEGGLFDRLLKKSITFIKDDINDEDFLK
- a CDS encoding cell division protein FtsQ/DivIB, with protein sequence MNKKLIWKRVLIISAWVVCLGGLIALMSFIEIKKAGVICTAVKVNIPGSQYFIDKQEVDQILQTSSHTLIGRKLEGINIQDLENKLRANPFIEFAKVYTEMDGVLRVEVSQRQPILRIMNHYDMDFYVDQHGLKIPLSPNFTARVLVANGFIDELFTNHVDSLHTKLAKDLFLTADFIRKDSLWDAQIAQLYVNKDHEIELIPRVGSQRILIGNADSLQVKFDNLMAFYKQVLPKVGWDKYSIINIKYSGQVVGIKNENMKADSIKASKAKNLKPDSAKMEKDTSQIN